From one Flavobacterium sp. N502536 genomic stretch:
- a CDS encoding glycan-binding surface protein, with amino-acid sequence MKTKLLILALLVTGMAQSQNLLQNGSFENFTGTTPNSWFFLTGATSQQSTVFSNGISSLDVSPVGVFPVQLPNAIFSQDFTISDLETYTLKFDYFIPGTSLTNYISSLTFEITKNGNEAIFAPPLAPTNAITYGTWKTVTYDFKIAMFNSGHTSASLKLNYVVSIDQHMSDHHIYFDNVSIVKKATLGTADFDKKSNPIAYISKNEIKLNSDYKDSSYVIYSVEGKAVKRSKNNSSESIDTSELTTGVYFLKLNDASTSVKFIKQ; translated from the coding sequence ATGAAAACAAAATTACTTATTCTAGCCCTCCTGGTAACAGGTATGGCGCAAAGTCAAAACCTTCTTCAAAACGGTAGTTTCGAAAATTTCACAGGTACAACTCCAAATTCGTGGTTTTTCTTAACTGGAGCGACATCACAGCAAAGTACGGTATTTAGCAACGGAATCTCAAGTCTTGATGTTTCGCCGGTAGGGGTTTTTCCTGTTCAATTACCTAATGCTATTTTCTCTCAGGATTTCACAATAAGTGACTTAGAAACTTACACTTTAAAATTTGATTATTTCATCCCTGGCACCAGTTTAACTAATTACATTAGCAGTCTTACATTTGAAATTACCAAAAATGGCAACGAAGCCATTTTTGCTCCACCACTTGCTCCTACAAATGCTATTACTTATGGCACATGGAAGACGGTAACTTATGATTTTAAGATTGCGATGTTCAACTCTGGACACACTTCAGCAAGCCTTAAACTAAACTATGTTGTAAGTATCGACCAACATATGTCAGATCATCACATATACTTTGACAATGTAAGCATCGTTAAAAAAGCTACTTTAGGAACAGCAGATTTTGACAAAAAAAGCAATCCTATTGCTTACATTTCAAAAAACGAAATAAAACTAAACAGCGACTACAAAGATTCTTCTTATGTAATCTATTCTGTTGAAGGTAAAGCCGTAAAAAGATCTAAAAACAACTCTTCTGAAAGCATTGATACTTCTGAATTGACTACCGGAGTTTATTTCTTAAAATTAAACGATGCCAGTACTTCTGTTAAATTCATCAAACAATAA
- the recO gene encoding DNA repair protein RecO: MLIKTKAIVISSLKFQEKSLIVKCFTLSNGLKSYFVRDAFSSRKASQKIAYFQPLSILEIEAMHKNKGTLETFKEIKTAVPFQSIHTDLVKSTMVMFLSEMLHYSIQEEEKNESFFVFLETALSWLDHHDEISNFHLILLLEATKYLGFYPDISEMELLYFEMIEGVFTVFHGATALTEHETSLLKKLIDLKFENDQKVFHVTERQILLKILIDYYSFHLDGFKKPKSLEVLKEIFS; this comes from the coding sequence ATGTTAATCAAAACCAAAGCAATAGTAATTTCATCGTTAAAGTTTCAGGAGAAAAGTTTGATTGTAAAGTGTTTTACGCTTTCAAACGGCCTGAAATCTTATTTTGTGCGGGATGCTTTTTCAAGTCGGAAAGCAAGCCAGAAAATTGCTTATTTTCAGCCTTTGTCTATTCTTGAAATTGAGGCGATGCACAAGAATAAAGGAACTTTGGAGACTTTCAAAGAAATAAAAACAGCAGTGCCTTTTCAAAGTATTCATACCGATCTTGTAAAAAGTACCATGGTCATGTTTTTGTCTGAAATGCTCCATTATTCTATTCAGGAAGAAGAGAAAAACGAATCGTTTTTTGTGTTCTTAGAGACGGCACTGAGCTGGCTGGATCATCATGATGAAATCTCAAATTTTCATTTGATATTACTTCTGGAAGCGACAAAATACCTGGGCTTTTATCCGGATATTTCAGAAATGGAACTTCTTTATTTTGAAATGATTGAGGGTGTTTTTACGGTGTTTCATGGAGCGACTGCTTTGACGGAACATGAAACCAGTCTTTTAAAAAAATTAATTGATCTGAAATTTGAAAACGATCAAAAAGTTTTTCATGTGACGGAAAGGCAAATTCTGCTCAAAATCCTGATCGATTACTATAGCTTTCATTTGGACGGATTCAAAAAACCGAAATCTTTAGAGGTTTTAAAAGAGATCTTTTCTTAA
- a CDS encoding acyltransferase family protein — translation MDNKNCFDFLRFFFAANILLAHLAELSQNEDLFVLSYFSNAIIGVKGFFVISGFLVSKSYVNTPSLKDYFVKRIKRILPAYVVVILFSGLIFSLFSSYTFGAYFSSIDTYKYIGWNLLFLNFMHPCLPGLFDANLHCAVNGALWTLKIEEGFYVVLPLIFYGIQKIKKSFLLLGNLYLLSLGYWFVMNSYWNQPLLAKQLPGYLCYFITGIFLFLNFEWIMKNKAGFLLFAVLVLAVYHLSDLSVDLLYPAAFGIVVIIAAYNIPFLNNFGKYGDFTYGLYIYHFPIIQLFRQYNLFEKYDPFVMAITVILITFCFAVLSWFYVERGFLDRFKTNVQKQISTTC, via the coding sequence ATGGATAATAAAAATTGTTTTGACTTCTTACGGTTTTTCTTTGCTGCAAATATCTTATTGGCACATCTGGCAGAACTTTCTCAGAATGAAGATCTTTTTGTCTTGTCGTATTTCTCCAATGCCATTATCGGAGTAAAAGGATTCTTTGTGATAAGTGGTTTTTTAGTGAGTAAAAGTTATGTAAATACACCTTCTCTAAAAGACTATTTTGTCAAACGTATCAAAAGAATCTTACCGGCTTATGTGGTGGTGATTTTATTTTCGGGCCTTATTTTCAGCTTATTCAGCAGTTATACTTTTGGGGCCTATTTTTCAAGTATCGATACTTATAAATACATAGGCTGGAATTTGCTTTTCCTGAATTTTATGCATCCCTGTTTGCCCGGACTTTTTGATGCTAATTTGCATTGTGCTGTAAACGGAGCCTTATGGACACTGAAAATTGAAGAAGGCTTCTATGTTGTTTTGCCTTTAATTTTTTACGGAATACAAAAAATAAAAAAGTCCTTTTTGTTGTTAGGAAACCTTTATCTCTTGTCATTAGGATATTGGTTTGTGATGAATTCTTATTGGAATCAGCCCTTATTAGCCAAGCAGCTGCCCGGTTATTTGTGTTATTTTATAACAGGTATTTTTCTGTTTTTGAATTTTGAATGGATAATGAAAAACAAAGCAGGATTTTTACTGTTCGCTGTTTTGGTTTTAGCAGTTTATCATTTGTCAGATCTGTCAGTAGACCTTTTGTATCCTGCAGCGTTTGGAATTGTGGTTATTATTGCGGCATATAATATTCCTTTTTTAAACAATTTCGGTAAATATGGTGATTTTACATATGGGCTTTACATTTATCATTTTCCAATAATCCAGTTATTCCGACAATACAACTTATTCGAAAAATACGATCCGTTTGTAATGGCAATTACTGTAATTTTGATTACTTTCTGTTTTGCTGTCCTTTCGTGGTTCTACGTAGAACGAGGGTTTCTGGACAGATTTAAAACGAATGTCCAAAAGCAAATTTCGACTACATGTTAA
- a CDS encoding T9SS type A sorting domain-containing protein encodes MKRRFFYVLFLVAVQFCFSQNKLSWQGYFSFNEVKDLSQSSTTVFAASENALFSKNVALNTVKTTTTVDGLSGQTISSLYHSEGFKKTVIGYENGLMIVVNDTDGSILKVIDIINKQLPANLKRINHLMEHNGMVYVSCDFGIVQFNLTTLQFGDTYFIGDNGAEVKVRQTAYFNGFFYAATSNGIKRANSTNGNLIDFNQWSLVTAGDWASVEPLDTELIAINSVGYIHRYNSNSFVGFFQLPRPSTDLRAANHNLIVTTPNVVYVYNNQMVLLRQIANTQVLDNTITFSCATTVGDVLYVGTKESGVFSSSLSGASVFVNDTPNGPLRNSIFALQVTANSMWTVYGDYSGVYNPYPKDSYGISKFSLDKWLNIPYEKVLGAKSLIRVVVDPANEKKVYIGSFDAGLLKVENDIPSYLYGTANSSLQAVPNTQDVWVNGMVFDKVGNLWMNNSLVDKGIKVLKPNGDWQVFSTESVIIDIPSCPFGRMSIDKNGTKWMATFNSGLIGFNEKGNVLKKITQGVDVGNLPIVDVRVATPDNNNQLWIGTTKGLRVLANVSSFQTENQLTTKPIIILEEGLAQELLYEQFITDIVVDGANNKWIATADSGVFMVSPNGQETKYHFTINNSPLPSNIINDIDINSVTGEVFIATDKGLVSFKGMATGANEDLNNVYVYPNPVRPTYAGTVKVAGLINKANIKITDIEGNLVYETTSEGGTIEWDTTAFGRYKVASGVYMIFISAQDGSETKVKKVMIVR; translated from the coding sequence ATGAAAAGAAGGTTTTTCTACGTTTTGTTTTTGGTGGCAGTGCAATTTTGTTTTTCTCAGAATAAATTGTCCTGGCAGGGGTATTTTTCATTCAACGAAGTAAAAGATCTCTCGCAATCTTCAACTACCGTTTTTGCGGCCTCAGAGAATGCTCTTTTTTCTAAAAATGTAGCCCTGAATACAGTCAAAACCACCACAACGGTAGATGGCCTTTCGGGACAGACGATCTCTTCTTTATACCATAGCGAAGGATTTAAGAAAACGGTAATCGGATATGAAAACGGATTAATGATCGTGGTAAATGATACCGATGGTAGCATTTTAAAGGTGATCGACATCATTAACAAACAATTGCCGGCCAATCTGAAGAGAATTAACCACTTGATGGAGCACAACGGAATGGTTTATGTTTCTTGTGATTTCGGAATTGTTCAGTTCAATTTAACCACCCTGCAATTTGGAGATACTTATTTTATCGGAGATAATGGTGCCGAAGTTAAAGTAAGGCAAACGGCTTATTTTAATGGGTTTTTCTATGCTGCGACTTCAAACGGAATCAAAAGAGCCAATAGCACCAATGGTAATCTGATCGATTTTAACCAATGGAGCTTGGTTACTGCGGGTGACTGGGCCAGTGTTGAGCCATTGGATACAGAGCTTATTGCGATAAATTCAGTAGGATACATTCATCGGTACAATTCAAATTCATTTGTTGGATTTTTTCAGCTCCCGCGACCTTCAACCGATCTGCGTGCTGCAAATCATAACTTAATAGTCACAACACCCAATGTGGTTTATGTTTATAACAATCAAATGGTATTGCTGCGCCAGATTGCAAATACTCAGGTTTTAGATAATACTATAACTTTTAGTTGTGCAACCACAGTTGGTGATGTATTATATGTAGGGACAAAAGAGAGCGGAGTTTTTTCTTCTTCACTTTCCGGTGCTTCAGTATTTGTAAATGATACACCAAACGGGCCGTTACGAAACAGTATTTTTGCACTTCAGGTTACAGCAAATTCGATGTGGACTGTTTATGGTGATTATTCGGGAGTTTACAACCCATATCCAAAAGATAGCTATGGCATTAGTAAATTTAGTTTGGACAAATGGCTGAATATTCCGTATGAAAAAGTTTTGGGTGCTAAATCGCTAATCAGAGTTGTAGTAGATCCTGCAAATGAGAAGAAAGTTTACATCGGTTCATTTGATGCAGGTTTGCTAAAAGTAGAAAATGATATTCCAAGTTATTTGTACGGAACAGCAAATAGTTCACTGCAGGCAGTCCCTAATACACAAGATGTCTGGGTGAATGGGATGGTTTTTGATAAAGTCGGAAACTTATGGATGAACAATAGTTTGGTTGACAAAGGAATTAAGGTACTAAAGCCAAATGGAGACTGGCAGGTTTTTTCCACAGAATCTGTAATTATAGATATTCCGAGCTGTCCATTTGGAAGAATGTCTATTGATAAAAACGGAACGAAATGGATGGCAACCTTTAATAGCGGACTTATAGGTTTTAATGAAAAGGGAAATGTTTTAAAGAAAATAACACAAGGTGTCGATGTCGGAAATCTACCTATTGTAGATGTTCGTGTTGCTACTCCAGATAATAATAACCAGCTTTGGATAGGAACCACAAAAGGATTGCGCGTGTTGGCTAATGTCAGTAGTTTTCAAACAGAGAATCAATTGACTACAAAACCAATTATTATTCTTGAAGAAGGCTTGGCGCAGGAATTATTGTACGAACAATTTATCACAGATATTGTGGTCGACGGGGCAAACAATAAATGGATTGCAACAGCAGATTCAGGCGTTTTTATGGTGTCACCAAATGGTCAGGAGACCAAATATCATTTTACAATAAATAATTCGCCATTGCCGAGTAATATTATAAATGATATTGATATAAATAGTGTGACTGGAGAAGTTTTTATTGCAACAGATAAAGGTTTGGTTTCTTTTAAGGGAATGGCAACGGGAGCTAATGAAGACTTAAATAATGTTTATGTTTACCCAAATCCTGTTCGTCCAACCTATGCAGGAACAGTAAAAGTTGCCGGATTAATAAACAAAGCCAATATCAAAATTACCGACATAGAGGGTAATCTGGTTTATGAAACTACTTCAGAAGGTGGGACAATAGAATGGGATACTACGGCTTTTGGTAGATATAAAGTAGCATCAGGAGTTTATATGATTTTTATCTCCGCTCAGGATGGGAGCGAAACAAAAGTCAAAAAAGTAATGATCGTTCGATAA
- the gdhA gene encoding NADP-specific glutamate dehydrogenase, producing the protein MSQSITAFMDSVSAKNPNESEFLQAVLEVAETVIPFIEENKKYQNKMLLERMVEPERVILFRVNWLNDKGEIQVNKGYRIQMNSAIGPYKGGLRFHPSVNLSILKFLAFEQTFKNSLTTLPMGGGKGGSDFDPKGKSDNEIMKFCQSFMTELSKHIGADTDVPAGDIGVGGREVGYMFGQYKRLRNEFTGVLTGKGISFGGSLIRPEATGYGAVYFAQSMLATKGDSFKGKIVAVSGSGNVAQYATEKATQLGAKVVTLSDSAGYIYDADGIDAEKLAFVMELKNELRGRISEYVAKYPNAKYVEGKRPWEVKCDVALPCATQNELNGDEAKALVANGCIAVAEGANMPSTPEAVTVFLDAKILFAPGKASNAGGVATSGLEMSQNSLRLSWSSEEVDERLKGIMLAIHASCVKYGSDKSGYVDYVKGANIAGFVKVADAMLAQGVV; encoded by the coding sequence ATGTCACAAAGTATTACCGCTTTTATGGATTCGGTTAGTGCAAAAAACCCGAACGAATCAGAGTTTTTACAAGCAGTTTTAGAAGTTGCCGAAACGGTAATTCCTTTTATTGAAGAAAATAAAAAATACCAGAACAAAATGCTTTTGGAGCGTATGGTAGAGCCAGAGCGTGTTATCCTGTTCAGAGTGAACTGGTTGAACGACAAAGGTGAGATCCAGGTTAATAAAGGATATCGTATCCAGATGAATTCAGCAATCGGACCTTACAAAGGAGGTTTGCGTTTTCATCCTTCTGTTAACTTGAGTATTTTGAAGTTTTTGGCTTTTGAGCAAACTTTCAAAAACAGCTTAACAACATTACCAATGGGTGGTGGTAAAGGAGGTTCTGATTTTGATCCAAAAGGAAAATCAGATAATGAAATTATGAAATTCTGTCAAAGTTTTATGACAGAACTTTCAAAACATATTGGAGCTGATACTGACGTTCCTGCCGGAGATATCGGTGTAGGAGGTAGAGAAGTTGGATATATGTTTGGTCAGTACAAAAGATTAAGAAATGAATTTACCGGAGTTTTAACCGGAAAAGGAATCTCTTTCGGAGGATCATTAATTCGTCCTGAAGCTACAGGTTACGGAGCAGTTTACTTTGCTCAAAGTATGTTAGCAACTAAAGGAGATAGTTTTAAAGGAAAAATTGTTGCTGTTTCAGGTTCTGGAAACGTAGCACAATATGCAACTGAAAAAGCAACTCAATTAGGAGCAAAAGTAGTTACATTATCAGATTCTGCAGGATATATTTATGATGCAGATGGAATCGATGCTGAAAAATTAGCTTTCGTAATGGAGTTAAAAAATGAGCTTAGAGGAAGAATCAGCGAGTACGTGGCAAAATATCCAAATGCGAAATACGTAGAAGGAAAACGTCCATGGGAAGTTAAATGTGATGTTGCATTACCATGTGCGACTCAAAACGAATTAAATGGTGATGAGGCTAAAGCTTTAGTGGCTAACGGATGTATTGCCGTTGCAGAAGGAGCAAACATGCCTTCTACTCCGGAAGCTGTTACTGTTTTTCTTGATGCAAAAATTTTATTTGCTCCTGGAAAAGCTTCTAATGCTGGTGGTGTTGCAACTTCAGGTCTTGAAATGTCGCAAAACTCATTGCGTTTAAGCTGGTCATCTGAAGAAGTTGACGAAAGATTAAAAGGAATCATGTTAGCAATCCATGCTTCATGTGTAAAATACGGTTCGGATAAATCAGGTTATGTTGACTACGTAAAAGGAGCTAACATTGCAGGATTTGTTAAAGTTGCCGATGCTATGCTTGCACAAGGTGTAGTATAA
- a CDS encoding THC0290_0291 family protein gives MLKPIVLTLFAFFGISTISTAQSLAHEVGIIFGPVTFQSDFGERNNLDTNLGNTGFGVGLVHFVNFSTNSNRESFFSEHFKVRSELSFNSSKLNHFGEWTEKKPATLGVKQLKAMHGKSTVISFGSQLEFSPVKIHYYETSIGAFSPYVSLGFLVSYYTTEVSSELGKLGTPDTTLPKYLTPSDGRQFGFSSENGLVLSGTAGLGVHYKLGRMNDLMFETRFQVFNSDWVDGLNPNKKIYTENKSNDWQVWFNVGYIQYL, from the coding sequence ATGCTTAAACCTATAGTACTCACGTTATTTGCCTTTTTTGGCATCTCAACAATTTCGACTGCACAATCACTGGCACACGAAGTTGGAATAATATTCGGCCCTGTTACTTTTCAATCTGATTTTGGTGAAAGAAATAATCTGGATACAAATCTTGGAAACACCGGATTTGGTGTCGGATTGGTTCATTTTGTCAATTTCTCTACCAACAGCAACCGGGAAAGCTTCTTTTCCGAACATTTCAAAGTAAGATCAGAACTCTCTTTTAATAGCTCAAAACTGAATCATTTTGGTGAATGGACGGAAAAAAAACCTGCTACATTAGGAGTTAAGCAGCTTAAAGCCATGCACGGAAAATCTACCGTAATTAGTTTTGGATCGCAGCTCGAATTTTCTCCGGTAAAGATCCATTATTACGAAACTTCTATAGGCGCTTTCAGCCCTTATGTAAGTTTAGGTTTTTTAGTAAGTTACTATACAACAGAAGTAAGCTCTGAACTTGGCAAACTGGGAACTCCCGACACTACACTTCCAAAATACCTGACTCCTTCAGACGGCCGTCAATTTGGTTTTTCAAGTGAGAATGGTTTGGTTTTATCCGGTACTGCCGGCTTAGGTGTTCATTACAAATTAGGCCGCATGAACGATTTAATGTTCGAAACCCGTTTTCAGGTTTTCAACTCCGACTGGGTTGACGGACTAAATCCAAACAAGAAAATTTACACAGAAAACAAATCAAACGACTGGCAGGTTTGGTTTAATGTAGGATATATTCAATACTTGTAA
- a CDS encoding cystathionine gamma-synthase — MKFNTKVIHGGQHHDPATGAVMPPVYQTSTFIQTSPGKPLADYEYSRASNPTRTALENALASIENGTRGLAFSSGLAATDCILRSFKAGDEIIAMDDLYGGTYRMFSRIYKDSGIKFHFVDMTDIEKLKSLINENTKLIWVETPTNPLMKLADIEEVAKITKANNILFAVDNTFATPYLQKPLDLGADIVMHSATKYLGGHSDVIAGALIVKDEALGDQLHFQQFATGATLGPMDSFLVLRGIKTLSLRVQRHCENGEKVVEYLSNHPKINTVYYPGLKSHSFHEIAKKQMKAFGGMVSFTFKSGKKEDSIAFLEKLKVFTLAESLGGVESLANHPALMTHASIPADKRAEVGITDDLVRLSVGIEDAEDLIADLEQALA, encoded by the coding sequence ATGAAATTCAATACTAAAGTAATACATGGTGGTCAGCATCATGATCCAGCTACAGGAGCTGTTATGCCTCCGGTGTATCAAACTTCAACTTTTATACAAACCAGTCCGGGAAAACCTTTGGCGGATTATGAGTATAGCAGAGCGTCAAACCCAACCCGTACAGCTTTAGAAAATGCTTTGGCTAGTATTGAAAATGGTACTCGTGGATTGGCTTTTTCATCAGGTTTGGCGGCTACAGATTGTATTTTAAGATCGTTTAAAGCCGGTGATGAGATTATCGCAATGGATGATTTATACGGAGGGACCTACAGAATGTTCTCCCGAATTTATAAAGATTCAGGTATTAAATTTCATTTTGTGGATATGACCGATATCGAAAAACTGAAATCATTAATCAATGAAAATACGAAACTGATCTGGGTTGAAACACCAACCAATCCGTTGATGAAATTAGCAGATATCGAAGAAGTGGCTAAAATTACCAAAGCGAATAATATTTTATTTGCGGTTGACAATACTTTTGCAACACCTTATTTACAAAAACCACTTGATCTGGGAGCTGATATTGTGATGCACTCTGCCACAAAATACCTGGGCGGACATTCAGATGTTATTGCCGGAGCTTTAATTGTAAAAGATGAGGCTTTAGGAGACCAATTGCACTTTCAGCAATTTGCAACCGGAGCAACATTGGGACCAATGGATAGTTTCCTGGTTTTAAGAGGAATCAAAACACTTTCATTGAGAGTGCAGAGACATTGCGAAAATGGAGAAAAAGTAGTAGAATATCTGAGCAATCATCCTAAAATTAATACGGTTTATTATCCGGGTTTAAAAAGTCATTCTTTTCATGAAATTGCCAAAAAGCAAATGAAAGCTTTTGGTGGAATGGTGTCTTTTACGTTTAAATCAGGAAAAAAAGAAGATTCGATTGCCTTTTTAGAAAAACTTAAAGTGTTTACGCTGGCTGAATCTTTAGGAGGAGTAGAGTCTTTAGCCAATCATCCGGCTTTGATGACACATGCTTCAATTCCGGCAGACAAAAGAGCTGAAGTGGGTATTACCGATGACTTGGTTCGATTAAGTGTTGGTATTGAAGATGCCGAAGATTTAATTGCTGATTTAGAGCAGGCTTTGGCATAA
- a CDS encoding DUF3298 and DUF4163 domain-containing protein produces the protein MKQYPFLIFLLLTFVSCSKELSFENETFEKESTLPCEKDCPKITIDVPIAKNIPIVADSINKKVFAVIKEIVYFEEDPKKANDYKALAASFIGSYEEMHKKFPGETFGWEAKIKGNVEFESDQIINLKIDHYTFTGGAHGYQGYRSLLFHSKTGKTIFIDQIFKNEKEFLAYAEKEFRKKYKIPEKSNINATGLMFENDKFHLPQNIFYTKEGLLLYYNSYEAASYADGPKELLFPYDEVSKYLKYQ, from the coding sequence ATGAAACAATATCCTTTTTTAATCTTTTTGCTTTTGACATTTGTAAGCTGCAGCAAAGAACTTTCGTTTGAAAATGAGACATTTGAAAAAGAATCTACATTGCCTTGTGAAAAGGACTGTCCGAAAATAACCATTGATGTTCCTATCGCAAAAAATATCCCAATTGTAGCCGATAGTATTAATAAAAAAGTTTTTGCGGTCATTAAAGAAATCGTCTATTTTGAAGAAGACCCGAAAAAAGCCAATGATTACAAAGCACTGGCGGCGTCTTTTATTGGCTCATATGAAGAAATGCACAAAAAATTCCCTGGCGAAACTTTTGGATGGGAGGCAAAAATAAAAGGAAATGTTGAATTTGAATCCGATCAGATTATCAACCTCAAAATTGACCACTATACTTTTACCGGAGGTGCTCATGGCTATCAGGGGTATCGTTCTTTACTGTTCCATTCTAAAACAGGAAAAACGATTTTTATCGATCAGATTTTTAAAAATGAAAAAGAGTTTCTGGCTTACGCTGAAAAAGAATTCCGTAAAAAATATAAAATCCCCGAAAAATCAAACATCAATGCAACAGGTTTAATGTTTGAAAATGACAAATTCCACCTGCCACAAAACATTTTTTACACCAAAGAAGGATTGCTTTTATATTACAACTCCTATGAAGCCGCTTCTTATGCTGATGGCCCAAAAGAACTGTTGTTCCCGTATGATGAAGTCAGTAAATATTTAAAATACCAATAG
- a CDS encoding ATP-binding protein, with product MINKRLLIKNLLAHNDESSFYDKKRQLNLHSREGKGKFLKHICALSNSNPTNNSYIVVGVEDHDNEIVGDDFFDDSRIQNLVNAFLENPPRIQYENVPFPNLPKDKVIGLVTIKPKSKISYFKKGIHTIVANSVFMRRGSNSVPVEGEIEKNYQNTETVIGIENSSRNSIQYTLDGVIDFMNFRHKDMSPKYHVFKELFVICWAGVPKKSRDKTFLSRVDIELINEQIKLFYSAQDVVTIVYDEDSFTITEYVPLGLNDKTSYYPLEKQTIHFFDNGYYKIDSEMLFQPPEFNRKMLYHIYNSNMALLQKLQRGIALSGRELKDLENLPSTFMICYLNGFDDAKQKLIDAKLLLKPFGNIYLSFKEALRILRKMKYDFQEGAK from the coding sequence ATGATCAATAAACGCCTTTTAATAAAAAACCTGCTCGCTCATAACGACGAGAGCAGTTTTTATGATAAAAAAAGGCAATTGAACCTACATTCACGTGAAGGGAAAGGGAAATTCCTGAAACACATTTGTGCTTTGTCGAATTCAAATCCTACGAATAATTCCTATATCGTGGTTGGAGTAGAGGATCACGACAACGAAATTGTAGGCGATGATTTCTTTGATGACAGCCGAATCCAGAATCTGGTGAATGCTTTTTTAGAAAATCCACCAAGAATTCAATACGAAAATGTGCCCTTTCCGAATCTTCCAAAAGATAAGGTAATTGGATTGGTGACCATTAAACCCAAAAGCAAAATCTCCTATTTCAAAAAAGGAATTCATACGATTGTTGCCAATAGTGTTTTTATGCGTCGCGGGAGTAATTCGGTTCCCGTTGAGGGCGAAATCGAAAAAAACTATCAGAATACAGAAACCGTTATCGGGATTGAAAACAGTTCGAGAAACAGTATTCAGTACACACTCGACGGTGTAATTGATTTTATGAATTTCAGACACAAGGACATGTCACCCAAATATCATGTTTTTAAAGAATTGTTTGTAATTTGCTGGGCAGGAGTTCCTAAAAAATCCAGAGACAAAACTTTCTTATCCCGTGTTGATATTGAGCTGATCAATGAACAGATTAAACTCTTTTATTCCGCTCAGGATGTGGTTACGATTGTTTATGACGAAGATAGTTTTACCATAACGGAGTATGTTCCGCTGGGCTTAAACGACAAAACCAGTTATTATCCGTTAGAAAAACAAACCATTCATTTTTTTGACAACGGTTACTACAAAATTGACAGCGAAATGCTTTTTCAGCCTCCTGAATTCAACCGAAAAATGCTGTATCACATTTACAATTCGAATATGGCCCTGCTTCAAAAACTGCAGCGTGGGATCGCTTTGTCGGGGCGTGAATTGAAAGATCTGGAAAATCTGCCTTCTACTTTTATGATTTGTTATTTGAATGGCTTTGACGATGCCAAACAAAAACTAATCGATGCCAAACTGCTTTTAAAACCTTTTGGAAATATTTATTTGTCCTTTAAAGAAGCACTTCGAATTTTGCGTAAGATGAAATACGATTTTCAGGAAGGAGCTAAGTAG
- a CDS encoding SDR family NAD(P)-dependent oxidoreductase has protein sequence MKKTVLITGATSGIGKATAQILARNNFKVVLCGRRIDRLSELEKELSAFTEVHSLSFDVRDKKEVLEKIEALPASFSDIDVLINNAGNAHGLDPIQTGDLDDWDAMIDINVKGLLYVSKAVIPKMTAKKSGHIINIGSTAAKEVYPNGNVYCGSKHAVDAITAGMRIDLNPFGIRVGGIHPGMVATEFSEVRFKGDVERASNVYKGFDPLQAEDIADIIHFVISRPYHVNIADLVVMSTAQASSTIVKKDL, from the coding sequence ATGAAAAAAACAGTTTTAATTACGGGTGCCACAAGCGGAATTGGAAAAGCAACCGCACAAATACTGGCCAGGAACAATTTTAAAGTGGTGCTTTGCGGAAGACGTATCGACCGTTTAAGCGAACTTGAAAAAGAACTTTCGGCATTTACAGAAGTACATTCCCTGTCATTTGATGTTCGGGACAAAAAGGAGGTTCTTGAAAAAATTGAAGCGCTTCCTGCTTCCTTTTCGGATATTGATGTTTTGATAAACAATGCTGGGAATGCACATGGTTTAGACCCGATTCAAACCGGAGATTTAGACGATTGGGACGCGATGATCGATATTAATGTAAAAGGACTTTTGTATGTTTCGAAAGCTGTGATTCCGAAAATGACCGCCAAAAAATCCGGACATATTATAAACATTGGTTCAACAGCTGCAAAAGAAGTGTACCCAAACGGAAATGTGTACTGCGGAAGTAAACATGCCGTTGACGCGATTACTGCCGGAATGCGAATCGACTTAAATCCGTTTGGAATTAGGGTTGGCGGAATTCATCCCGGGATGGTAGCGACCGAATTTAGTGAAGTGCGTTTTAAAGGCGATGTAGAAAGAGCTTCGAATGTGTACAAAGGTTTTGATCCGCTTCAGGCAGAAGATATCGCCGATATTATTCACTTTGTGATTTCAAGACCTTACCACGTCAATATTGCCGATTTAGTGGTCATGAGTACCGCGCAGGCGTCATCGACCATTGTTAAAAAAGATTTATAG